From Psychroflexus torquis ATCC 700755, the proteins below share one genomic window:
- a CDS encoding ankyrin repeat domain-containing protein codes for MNATELFFSTIQSGNIENIKLQLANNPEVVNAKDVRGFTPLIFAAYFDKELIAKVLIEHKAPIDAKDASGNTALMGVCFKEYMKLASYLIKHGANVNVSNTNGTTPLIFSVMYNKLKSVELLLKHDADSSVKDNDQKTALDYAVEKKFEAIEALLK; via the coding sequence ATGAACGCAACAGAATTATTTTTTAGCACCATTCAATCGGGTAACATCGAAAACATAAAATTACAACTGGCCAATAATCCAGAGGTCGTAAATGCTAAAGATGTGAGAGGCTTTACGCCTTTAATCTTTGCTGCGTATTTTGATAAAGAACTCATCGCAAAAGTTTTAATTGAACACAAAGCGCCAATAGACGCAAAAGATGCATCTGGTAATACAGCATTGATGGGTGTTTGTTTTAAAGAGTATATGAAATTGGCGTCTTATTTGATAAAACACGGAGCAAATGTTAATGTGTCTAATACCAATGGAACAACACCACTCATCTTTTCGGTGATGTATAATAAGCTTAAAAGTGTTGAATTGCTATTGAAGCATGATGCAGATTCTTCTGTAAAGGATAATGACCAAAAAACCGCCTTAGATTATGCGGTCGAGAAAAAGTTTGAAGCTATTGAAGCACTTTTAAAATAG